TCGATTCGCTTTTCTTTTGACATGCCAATCGGCAAAGCAATCTATTACGGGTTTTTTCATTCCATATCGAATTTCAATAATGCCGGCTTTGATTTAATGGGGGAATTCAAGAGTTTGACCCCTTATGTATCGGACCCCTTCGTGACCCTTACGGTCGTCTTCCTCATCACGTTTGGCGGGATAGGTTTTATCGTGATGAATGAAATATACGAATACCGTGATACCCATCGTTTATCCATACATACGAAGATTGTTCTGACGACTAGCTTGGCACTTACGATTGCCGGCGCAATTTTAATCTTTTTATTCGAGTTCGGCAATGCCAAGACATTGCAGCCTTTATCTTTCATGGGTAAAATGCTGTCATCATTATTTCAATCGGTATCACCAAGGACGGCAGGCTCCAATACGCTGAATATCCCTGATTTAACTCAGCCTACATTACTGCTCATCATTTTCTTGATGTTCGTCGGGGCTTCACCCGGATCGACTGGCGGCGGGATTAAAACGACTACATTGGCAACGCTTGTCGGAACGGTTTGGTCACAGATTAAAGGAAAGGGTGATGTGGTATTATTCCGGCACCGCATTGTGAGTGAAACGATCTTTAAAGCATTGTCCGTTACATTCATTGGCGTATTCATGGTTTCAATCATCTCCATTCTGCTGACCATCACTGAAAGCGGAAGTGACTTCTTGATGATTTTATTTGAAGCCACTTCCGCATTTGCCACCGTGGGACTTTCAATGGGTTTGACCCCTGAATTATCACCGGTTGGCCGGATGCTCATCATTTTCACGATGTTTGCAGGCCGTGTGGGTCCTTTGACTTTGGCCTTTGCCATCGCTATGAGGCGCAAACCAGATCCGTTCCGACGTCCAAAAGGGAAAATCATGATTGGTTAAACATAAATGAAGGAGTGTAAAAGATGGGAAAACGACAATATGCCGTGATCGGTCTAGGCAGATTCGGAACCAGTGTGGCCCATAGATTATATACGGCTGGCCAAGAGGTATTGGGTATTGATGTCAACGAGGAAAGAGTCGAGAATGCGGAACTGAGCGTTACCCATGCTATCATGGCGGATACGACTGAAGAAGAGACATTGAAATCAATCGGAATCCGTAATTTCGATTGTGTCATCGTAGCCATAGGAAATGACATGCAATCGAGCATTTTAACTACCTTGCTTTTAAAAGAGCTTGGGGTAGATAAGGTCATTGCCAAAGCACTTAATAAAAATCACGGTCAGGTGCTCACTAAAGTCGGGGCCGACTGGGTCATCTATCCTGAGAGGGATATGGGGGAGCGGGTCGCGAATCAACTCCTGTCCCCTAACATGCTGAACTATATAGAACTCTCTAAAGAATACAATATCGAGGAAATCATCCTCCCCATGAGCATGAAGGGAAAAAGCCTCAGGGAGCTTGATCTACGGGCAAAATATAATATCAGCGTCATTGCCATCGTGAGTAATGGAGAAATCATCATAGCCCCCTCACCGGATCAGGATATCCATGAAAATGATATACTTTTAGTGGTTGGCAATAAAGAAGATCTAGCCGTCTTTGCCAATATTGAATAATCCAACAGGTTCCGGCTCTTGCTTTATGGGCCCTGTACCTATTTTGAATGCAGCATCACTTATACATGCGAGAAGACCGCCATATGGAGGTCTTCTCGATGATATTTATAATGAGCATCCCTATGCCCTGGATATGTATGTATTATTTTATCGTACTGATTGCTTGGGCAAGAGTGGACTTTATCGTAACTTTATCAAAAGGCAGATGAAGCTTAACGGCAGTCATGGCTATTTCCGGCCGAAGTCCTGAAAGGGTTGTTTGAATACCGATCAAATGTAAGGATTCAATCAATTGTGACAGCTGGTGAGCGGATGCAGCATCAATTGCATGAACGCCCGATAGGTCAATGAAAAGCCTTGTGACATTTTTTTCAGCGCACTTTTGTAATGTGTTTTCAAGCAAGGACATGCCCCTAGTCGTGTCAATATCGCCTATCAGGGGAAGCAAAGCCGTGTTATCTTTAAGGGAAATGATGGGCGTGCTCAATTCATCGATCGTTGCCTGTTGGGCTTTCATGATTTTATTGGCATATCTATGATTCGCTTCCGTAAACCTCTCCATCACTTCACTGAACACCTTCACCACTATCCGATACCAGGAATTTATTTCTTCCTGCGTATATTTATCTCCATGCAATCCCACAAACCGGTCAATATAATCCAGGTATTGCTCTTGCGTTCGAAAGAACTCCCTCAATATAAAATAGATGGGTGTGTTTAAATGCTGCTCATCCTGACCGATATCTTCAATCCAATCACCAAGCCAATTAAAGAATTCCCTCTCTTCTGTAACAAAGACCTGAAAGAAACGTAAATGGAATTCATTATTTTGCCGCTTAAGTTTTTTAATCACTTTGAGATCGGTTGAGCTATAAACCCCCGCCTTATCGTTCTTATTCAATGTTGCGTACCAATCCTCAGTTAATTGTCCTGCCACACCCAATAAAAAGGAATATAGTTCTTTATTTCTGTGCATAAGTTTCTCCACCTATTTTTTTTTATAAAATAGCATTCCAATTGGTCTCAGTAATCAATAAATCCAATGCAGCTAATTACAGAAATCAGCATTGTCAGGCTATTGAAATATCATCAAAGTAAGCATCGTAGATAATTTCTTCCATACATGAAATGTCATGACCTGATACCCAATGGTCCCCTCTTTCCATATACCTTCCCAGCCGTTTTTGAAACCATACAAACACTATTTTTTTAAAAAAAATTGCAAGAACCTACATCTATTATTCTGGTAAATCTTCGTTCACCCAAAAAGCATTTTATTATTATAGTTTACCATTTTTATATTTCGTTAACAAATCCTCCCTTTTCTTTATAACAAAAAAGGACCTGCTCCCAGATCCTCCGTTCATCACCATTTCGCCTATCTTATGAGAATTACTTTTTCATAAATAAGGCCGTCCATAAGCCTTGCACCCCAAACGTTTCATCGGAATGTTCCATTTTCCTCATTTTACGTATTTCCAGCACGTCAAATTCCTTGAAGATCATTCTGATTTTTTCTTCAGTAAAACCTAATCCGCCTTTAAGGCTTCCCTGCCTATATACTTCCCAATCTGAAAGATCTGCACCACCCAATATGCCGCCTTCGACAAAACAAGTAATCGAATACAATCCCTTAGGCCTTAACGCCTTTTTCACCATCTCCAAATAATTGATCCTTCGATGTGGAGCAATATGGTGAAAACAACCTGAATCATACACGAAGTCATATTGCCCTTCATCAATATCCAAATCAAATATATTCCTTTGAATGAAGTTCACGTGCACTTTCTTTTCTGCCGCTCGTTCTTTTCCCCAGTCCAGTGCTTCCTTCGAAAGATCCACCGCATCAACGGAACAGCCCTTTTGAGCAAGGTAAATGGCATTTCTCCCAGGTCCGCATCCAAGCTCAAGAACCTTTCCTGGCCCAATTAACCCACCATTAAAATAAGTAACCAAATTCTCATCAGGGAAATTTTCGAAAAAGGGGACCCCCTTTTCACGGTCTTCATAAAAATCATTCCAGAATGCAGTTGGCTCACGCAATAACGAGTCCAGCATATTCAATAAATCTTCATAGGTTGTAATCGTCTCCGACAATACCATCACCTCTTCCCATTGTATCCCACCATTTAATTATACTGGCTTCAGCCTGTGCCTATGTAACAGCTGCATCAAAAATTCGTAACATATGGCGTTCAGACGCTTCCTATTCTTCCTCATTGTTACTTTGACCATCTCTTCTGAAATGTCGACACCTTAATTTTTGCCAAGAATGTTCACTTGAGCCAATCTGGATATGTGGAGCCATTTCCGATTCCGACTTCCAGAATAGTATCATTTCCATTGCTATTCAATTTGGATAGGGGTCCTTTCGGATTTTTCAATTGACTCCCGATCCACTTCTGAAACATGCCTCCTCCATCACCTTCCTCACATACGTTTACTGATGATTATCTTCCTATACATTCCACTCAGCATGACCGGTCGATCTTCTTCAATTTTCACACTCTTATCATGTCTACTGAACAAGTCTTCAAACCGCAAGCCAATATCCGTTCCTAAAAATCTTATGATGGGTCGCAGAAGCTTTTTGGGTAGTGAAAGCACTTCATCTTTAGAGATAAACTTATCGAATAGTATGATTTTTCCCTCGCCTTTTAAAACCCTGATCATTTCCTGAAGGCATTCATCGGCATCAGGTACGACGGAAAGAATCAAACTTCCCACTATATAGTCAAACGATTCATTATCGAATTCCATATGCTGTGCATCCATCTCGAGAAAATTGATCGTTGTATTATCAAATTTCCCCATCGCTTTTTTTAGCATATCGGCTGACAGGTCTATCGCCGTTATCTCAAGGTCAAGGTTCTTGACCAGCTCCAAATCGGCCCCCGTACCTACGCCCACAAACAGAACCTTTGCATGATCTTGAAAATGCATCTCTTCAAATATTCTTTTCCTGGCATCTAAAAAGAGATAAGAATTGAAGATTTTGTCATAAATCGGCGACCAAACCTTATAAATCACTTTATTCCACGAATTATTCAACATCCCCACCCCCTTGCTTACTTTTTCTATAAAGCATTAAATATCCCTTTCAAGCGGATATTATTTCTGGCTAATTAGTAAGATTAATCTCCATGCGGCGCTTCCCTGCCCGCTTTAATGCAGACATTACACCTGCGCGATTCATTTCAAACACATTACCTTGACTGTCATAGTAATACACTATAAGATATACCAAAGGAGGTGAGGATTTGGTTCAACGACAACTATCCTCTGACTTGCTTCGCGGACATGTAGATACGATGATTCTAAAACTCCTGCAAAGTGGCGATAAATATGGTTATGAAATCAGCAAACTGATATATATGGATTCGGATGAGCAATATGAAATTAAGGAAGCGACGATGTATTCCAGCTTAAAACGACTGGAAAAGGACGGATGCATCATCTCTTATTGGGGAGATGCCACACAAGGCGGGAGAAGGAAATATTACAAAATCACCCCGATTGGGGAAGACACATATATCCAAAATAAAAATGACTGGGAGCAGGCCAAGCGAATACTTGAGCGCCTCTTGTAAGAAAGGAAGATGAAATGTGATTGAAAAACTGAATGCACATGTTCATAACATTTTTGCCCCGTACAAAAGTGCAAAAACAGCAAAGGAATTGGAAGAAGAACTGCTGCAAAACTTACTGGAAAAATACAATGACCATAGAAGGAATGGTGCCAGTGAGCAGGAAGCGTATAAGCTGACTGTGGATTCGATTGGGGAAGTATCAGAGCTCATAGAATCGCTCAATCTGCAATACAATGTGCTTGAGCAGGCGATAAGCATGGACTATTCCAGGCAACGCTTATTGGATTCCGACTTCCGCTCGGTTTCGGTGCATGATGGAAAATTTAATTCCTGCGATTTAAGCCGTTCTGATTTCAGTCATTCCGACCTGACGAACAGCACATTTAAAAGCACTAACTTAAATAATTGCATCTTTGAAAACGCCAATTTAACCAGTACCTTATTTAAAAGTGCAAATTTAAAAGGAGTAACTTTCAAGAACTGCATTTATAATAAAACCCATTTTAAAGGCTGTAATTTATCAGGTCTTATTTTTGATAAGGAAACATTCAAACAAACCATTTTCGAGGGTTCTTCATTGAAAAAGGCATCATTTCGCGATGCCACACTCATCAATGTTCAATTTCGGATGTCCGATTTAAAGAAAATCGACTTTACTGGAGCTTCGATGGATAAACTCACTTATAACTTTTTACCTGGAGCTAAGGTTGATCTTAGCGGCGTGACCATCATCTAAAGGAGGGTTTGACTTTACCGATAGCGATTGTAAGTATCTACCTCAATCATTTGCGTGACCGTGTTTCTGACTGCGGTCGTTTTAAAAGGAATGAGCATGGGAGAATGATTCAATAAGAACCCTGTGCTAAGACACGAAAAGTCTTAGCACAGGGTTTTTATATGATTATCATTCAACCGCCCATCCTCCTCTGCATGAACCTTTAGACTTCCACTTCAAATTCTTTAACGTAGACAGCATTCCCGGTGATTTCAATATCGTATATGTCATGGTTTTTGGTAGCCTTAACGCGAACTCTCCCATCCTTCCCGATTTCTTGTCCCTGTTCGATTAA
The DNA window shown above is from Peribacillus sp. FSL P2-0133 and carries:
- a CDS encoding class I SAM-dependent methyltransferase produces the protein MSETITTYEDLLNMLDSLLREPTAFWNDFYEDREKGVPFFENFPDENLVTYFNGGLIGPGKVLELGCGPGRNAIYLAQKGCSVDAVDLSKEALDWGKERAAEKKVHVNFIQRNIFDLDIDEGQYDFVYDSGCFHHIAPHRRINYLEMVKKALRPKGLYSITCFVEGGILGGADLSDWEVYRQGSLKGGLGFTEEKIRMIFKEFDVLEIRKMRKMEHSDETFGVQGLWTALFMKK
- a CDS encoding pentapeptide repeat-containing protein; translation: MIEKLNAHVHNIFAPYKSAKTAKELEEELLQNLLEKYNDHRRNGASEQEAYKLTVDSIGEVSELIESLNLQYNVLEQAISMDYSRQRLLDSDFRSVSVHDGKFNSCDLSRSDFSHSDLTNSTFKSTNLNNCIFENANLTSTLFKSANLKGVTFKNCIYNKTHFKGCNLSGLIFDKETFKQTIFEGSSLKKASFRDATLINVQFRMSDLKKIDFTGASMDKLTYNFLPGAKVDLSGVTII
- a CDS encoding class I SAM-dependent methyltransferase; this translates as MNNSWNKVIYKVWSPIYDKIFNSYLFLDARKRIFEEMHFQDHAKVLFVGVGTGADLELVKNLDLEITAIDLSADMLKKAMGKFDNTTINFLEMDAQHMEFDNESFDYIVGSLILSVVPDADECLQEMIRVLKGEGKIILFDKFISKDEVLSLPKKLLRPIIRFLGTDIGLRFEDLFSRHDKSVKIEEDRPVMLSGMYRKIIISKRM
- a CDS encoding STAS domain-containing protein, encoding MHRNKELYSFLLGVAGQLTEDWYATLNKNDKAGVYSSTDLKVIKKLKRQNNEFHLRFFQVFVTEEREFFNWLGDWIEDIGQDEQHLNTPIYFILREFFRTQEQYLDYIDRFVGLHGDKYTQEEINSWYRIVVKVFSEVMERFTEANHRYANKIMKAQQATIDELSTPIISLKDNTALLPLIGDIDTTRGMSLLENTLQKCAEKNVTRLFIDLSGVHAIDAASAHQLSQLIESLHLIGIQTTLSGLRPEIAMTAVKLHLPFDKVTIKSTLAQAISTIK
- a CDS encoding PadR family transcriptional regulator; translation: MVQRQLSSDLLRGHVDTMILKLLQSGDKYGYEISKLIYMDSDEQYEIKEATMYSSLKRLEKDGCIISYWGDATQGGRRKYYKITPIGEDTYIQNKNDWEQAKRILERLL
- a CDS encoding TrkA family potassium uptake protein yields the protein MGKRQYAVIGLGRFGTSVAHRLYTAGQEVLGIDVNEERVENAELSVTHAIMADTTEEETLKSIGIRNFDCVIVAIGNDMQSSILTTLLLKELGVDKVIAKALNKNHGQVLTKVGADWVIYPERDMGERVANQLLSPNMLNYIELSKEYNIEEIILPMSMKGKSLRELDLRAKYNISVIAIVSNGEIIIAPSPDQDIHENDILLVVGNKEDLAVFANIE
- a CDS encoding TrkH family potassium uptake protein codes for the protein MKKNLLDPPKILVLGFAILILIGAYLLTLPISTENGNGLSFLDALFTSTSATCVTGLVVVDTGTTFTTFGELVILTLIQIGGLGFMSFATFFFFLLGKKISLKGRLLLQESLNNLSMAGVVRLVKRLLIFTAIIEGMGALILSIRFSFDMPIGKAIYYGFFHSISNFNNAGFDLMGEFKSLTPYVSDPFVTLTVVFLITFGGIGFIVMNEIYEYRDTHRLSIHTKIVLTTSLALTIAGAILIFLFEFGNAKTLQPLSFMGKMLSSLFQSVSPRTAGSNTLNIPDLTQPTLLLIIFLMFVGASPGSTGGGIKTTTLATLVGTVWSQIKGKGDVVLFRHRIVSETIFKALSVTFIGVFMVSIISILLTITESGSDFLMILFEATSAFATVGLSMGLTPELSPVGRMLIIFTMFAGRVGPLTLAFAIAMRRKPDPFRRPKGKIMIG